From Candidatus Goldiibacteriota bacterium HGW-Goldbacteria-1, the proteins below share one genomic window:
- the atpG gene encoding ATP synthase F1 subunit gamma, which produces MATLRDIRKRIKSAQNIQQITKAMKMVSAAKLRKAQDRTLASRPYAEKISQVIGELMSSDAGSRFPLLKEHPEVKKEAVILVTADKGLCGSFNGNLAKEVMMMMRENPDMSLFYIGKKGFDLLKRFGKENEKFKFNDRYIGWPDVEEVGKMVIDNFSSGKYGKVTLIYSKFQTNLTQNIIKKQLLPVVFEGSTEQHAKRDFIYEPSEKAVLENLFVRYVKTTIYSAVLESQASEHGVRMASMEKATNNANDMIRSLTLLANKTRQAAITNEILEIVGGANAIKG; this is translated from the coding sequence ATGGCTACTTTAAGGGACATCAGAAAAAGGATAAAAAGCGCCCAGAATATTCAGCAGATAACAAAGGCCATGAAAATGGTCTCTGCGGCCAAGCTGCGCAAAGCCCAGGACAGGACTTTGGCATCAAGGCCTTACGCTGAAAAAATCTCGCAGGTAATAGGCGAGCTTATGTCAAGCGACGCGGGCTCGCGGTTTCCGCTTTTAAAAGAGCACCCGGAAGTAAAAAAAGAAGCTGTAATACTTGTCACGGCTGATAAAGGGCTGTGCGGAAGCTTCAACGGCAACCTGGCAAAAGAAGTCATGATGATGATGAGGGAAAATCCGGACATGTCGCTTTTTTACATCGGCAAAAAAGGGTTTGACCTTTTAAAAAGATTTGGCAAGGAAAATGAAAAATTCAAATTCAATGACCGTTACATAGGCTGGCCGGACGTGGAAGAGGTTGGCAAAATGGTAATAGATAATTTCAGCTCCGGCAAATACGGAAAGGTTACGCTTATCTACAGCAAATTCCAGACAAATTTAACACAGAATATAATCAAGAAACAGCTTCTGCCGGTGGTGTTTGAAGGCAGCACGGAACAGCACGCTAAAAGGGATTTCATATATGAACCTTCGGAAAAAGCCGTGCTTGAAAATCTGTTTGTAAGGTACGTTAAGACAACCATCTACAGCGCGGTGCTTGAATCGCAGGCTTCCGAACACGGGGTCAGGATGGCTTCAATGGAAAAGGCCACAAATAACGCGAACGATATGATACGCAGCCTTACCCTTCTGGCCAACAAGACAAGGCAGGCGGCAATTACAAACGAAATTCTGGAAATAGTGGGCGGAGCAAACGCCATAAAAGGTTAG
- the atpH gene encoding ATP synthase F1 subunit delta produces MINTTLPTKYTEALFQAAANLNQIEKVREDLQLLQSAVSANRDFAAILGHPGVSKADKRAVVTNEFKEKISRLALNFMCLLIDKKREALLFSVYEIYSQKADELAGIKQIQVKTAYTLTPVEEAKVLAQLETSFKKKVRMDARVDTGILGGIIVRDRMTLIDASVRQYLDTMKKELKEVKKKAKKSPKKPAKKNTKKKK; encoded by the coding sequence ATGATAAACACTACGTTACCTACAAAATACACCGAAGCGCTTTTTCAGGCGGCGGCGAATTTAAACCAGATAGAAAAAGTAAGGGAAGACCTGCAGCTGTTGCAGTCCGCGGTTTCAGCCAACCGTGATTTTGCGGCGATTCTTGGCCACCCCGGCGTAAGCAAAGCGGATAAAAGGGCGGTTGTCACAAATGAATTTAAGGAAAAGATTTCAAGGCTGGCGCTTAATTTTATGTGCCTGCTGATAGACAAAAAAAGGGAAGCGCTGTTATTTTCCGTTTACGAGATTTACTCGCAGAAAGCGGACGAGCTTGCCGGCATAAAACAGATTCAGGTAAAGACCGCGTACACATTAACGCCGGTTGAAGAAGCAAAGGTTTTGGCACAGCTTGAAACTTCATTTAAAAAGAAAGTGCGCATGGACGCAAGGGTAGACACCGGAATCCTTGGCGGAATTATAGTAAGGGACAGGATGACATTAATTGACGCAAGCGTAAGGCAGTACCTTGACACAATGAAAAAGGAACTTAAAGAGGTAAAGAAAAAGGCAAAAAAGAGCCCGAAAAAACCAGCAAAAAAGAACACAAAAAAGAAAAAATAA
- the atpF gene encoding ATP synthase F0 subunit B produces MVSVDKAVLLVQLITFLLAVPMIWIFFLKPLIRTLTNREKYITDTLDKVEKDRDEMQKMKEEYETKMREMHLNASAALEKAVAEGERSRHEIIETAKEEGHKLIVEAKKEIEAEKVKAIEDVKSSIVDIAVIAAEKIVKASMSKKAQADIVQDAIENIGKN; encoded by the coding sequence ATGGTTTCAGTAGATAAAGCGGTGTTGCTGGTACAGCTTATAACTTTTCTTTTGGCGGTTCCTATGATATGGATATTCTTCTTAAAGCCGCTTATCAGGACGCTTACTAACAGGGAAAAATACATCACGGACACGCTTGATAAAGTGGAAAAAGACCGCGATGAAATGCAGAAGATGAAAGAAGAATACGAAACAAAGATGAGGGAGATGCACTTAAACGCCTCCGCGGCGCTTGAAAAAGCGGTTGCAGAAGGCGAAAGGTCAAGGCATGAAATAATTGAAACCGCAAAAGAAGAAGGGCATAAGCTTATAGTTGAAGCAAAAAAAGAAATTGAAGCGGAAAAAGTTAAAGCGATAGAAGATGTAAAAAGCAGCATTGTTGATATAGCTGTTATTGCTGCGGAAAAGATTGTAAAGGCAAGCATGTCAAAGAAAGCGCAGGCGGATATTGTTCAGGACGCAATTGAAAATATAGGAAAAAACTAA
- a CDS encoding F0F1 ATP synthase subunit alpha has product MQIRPDEITGIIKAQIENYETKVTLSEVGEVIQVGDGIARVFGLDNVMSMELVEFPGGIMGVALNLEKDNVGVVLMGDDKGIKEGDMVKRTGKILSVPVGDEMIGRVVNALGVPIDGKGPINTSKIRPVEVIAPGVVDRDPVNEPMQTGIKAIDAMIPIGRGQRELIIGDRQTGKTTIAIDAIINQKNSGVICIYVAIGQKQSTVAKVVNTLTQYGAMKYTIVVCAGASEPAPVLYMAPYAGCAMGEEFMWQGKHVLIVYDDLSKHAAAYRQMSLLLRRPPGREAYPGDVFYLHSRLLERASKLSAKLGSGSITALPIIETQAGDISAYIPTNVISITDGQIFLESSLFSAGVRPAINVGLSVSRVGGNAQIKGMKQVAGKLKLDMGQYRELAAFAQFGTELDKSSEAQLSLGRRMEEILKQGNNLPLPVEDQLVIIYAGINRFLDDVALEDVREFEKGLLKYVNEKHGDVIEDLKKEKKFTDNINKKIDKAISEFRATFKK; this is encoded by the coding sequence ATGCAGATAAGACCGGATGAAATTACAGGAATTATCAAGGCGCAGATTGAAAATTATGAAACAAAGGTTACTTTAAGCGAAGTAGGCGAAGTAATTCAGGTAGGCGACGGTATTGCCCGTGTGTTCGGGCTTGACAACGTTATGTCCATGGAGCTTGTAGAATTCCCCGGAGGCATAATGGGTGTCGCGCTTAACCTTGAAAAGGACAATGTCGGCGTGGTTTTAATGGGCGACGATAAAGGCATCAAGGAAGGCGATATGGTAAAACGTACCGGGAAAATTTTATCCGTTCCGGTAGGCGATGAAATGATAGGAAGGGTTGTCAACGCGCTTGGAGTCCCGATAGACGGCAAAGGGCCTATTAACACCTCTAAAATAAGGCCGGTAGAAGTCATAGCGCCGGGAGTTGTTGACAGGGATCCGGTTAACGAACCCATGCAGACAGGCATCAAAGCTATTGACGCCATGATACCGATAGGCCGCGGACAGCGCGAACTTATAATCGGCGACAGGCAGACAGGCAAGACCACAATTGCAATAGACGCAATCATCAACCAGAAAAATTCAGGCGTAATCTGCATATACGTTGCCATCGGGCAGAAACAGTCCACTGTGGCAAAAGTTGTAAATACCCTTACACAGTACGGCGCTATGAAATATACAATCGTAGTATGCGCCGGCGCTTCTGAACCCGCGCCTGTCCTTTATATGGCTCCTTACGCGGGCTGCGCAATGGGCGAAGAATTCATGTGGCAGGGCAAGCACGTGCTTATAGTTTATGACGACCTTTCAAAACACGCTGCCGCTTACAGGCAGATGTCGCTTCTGTTAAGAAGGCCCCCGGGCCGTGAAGCTTATCCGGGAGACGTTTTTTATCTTCACTCAAGGCTTCTGGAAAGGGCTTCAAAGTTATCAGCAAAACTTGGCTCCGGCTCCATTACCGCGCTGCCTATAATTGAAACACAGGCCGGCGATATTTCGGCTTATATCCCGACCAACGTTATTTCCATCACAGACGGGCAGATATTCCTTGAAAGCAGCCTTTTCTCCGCGGGTGTAAGGCCTGCCATTAACGTAGGGCTTTCAGTATCAAGGGTCGGCGGCAACGCTCAGATAAAAGGTATGAAGCAGGTTGCGGGAAAACTTAAACTTGACATGGGACAGTACAGGGAACTTGCGGCTTTCGCGCAGTTCGGCACAGAGCTTGACAAATCATCCGAAGCACAGCTTTCTTTAGGCCGCAGGATGGAAGAAATATTAAAACAGGGAAACAATCTGCCGCTTCCCGTTGAAGACCAGCTGGTTATAATCTACGCCGGTATCAACAGGTTCCTTGATGACGTGGCGCTTGAAGACGTAAGGGAATTTGAAAAAGGGCTTTTAAAATACGTCAATGAAAAGCACGGCGACGTGATAGAAGACCTGAAAAAAGAAAAAAAGTTTACGGACAACATCAACAAAAAGATAGACAAGGCAATATCGGAATTCAGGGCAACGTTTAAAAAATAA
- the atpE gene encoding ATP synthase F0 subunit C, translated as MAIFVMGLVGVAMASEAAGAAGKATNESVTFFAFSVLAAALGVGLAALGCGIGQGMATAKAAEGVARQPEAAGKIQGVLILGLAIIESLTIYALVVGLILIFANPFKDLFIG; from the coding sequence ATGGCAATTTTTGTAATGGGATTAGTTGGTGTAGCAATGGCAAGCGAAGCGGCAGGCGCGGCGGGAAAAGCGACAAATGAAAGCGTTACTTTCTTTGCGTTCTCCGTTTTAGCGGCAGCGTTGGGTGTAGGGCTTGCAGCACTTGGATGCGGAATTGGACAGGGAATGGCCACAGCGAAAGCTGCGGAAGGCGTAGCAAGGCAGCCGGAAGCTGCAGGTAAGATTCAGGGTGTCCTTATCCTTGGTCTTGCTATCATTGAATCACTTACAATTTACGCGCTTGTTGTAGGCCTTATCCTTATATTTGCAAACCCGTTCAAGGATCTTTTCATAGGATAG